GGTCGGAGTTCGCCGTGAAGATCGGCGCCCTCAGGCAGCCGCCCACGTTCAGGGAGATGTTCGACCCCCGGATCCTGAGGCAAGTCGAGCGGGAGCATCCTGAGTTCTTCCGAGATCTCCCCCCGATTCCGGACGCTCTAAGGCTATAAGTGGCGTCTGTGCGAATCTTCGCACGCGTGCGACTGCCGAAGAAAGAACATGGACCCTAAGGGAGGTGGTGCGGAGAGGCGGAGGTTCTAGGTCTTTGCGGGACAAGCCGTCGGCGCGTGCTGGAACCGCTCGTCAATCCGTTCGGGCCCAAAGTGCTTCCCATGTCTTGGGTACGATCTGTCACCGATGTCTCCGGGCTGGACCCAGAAAAATATGGCGCGCCCGGAGGGATTTGAACCCCCGACCTACGGATTCGTAGTCCGGCGCTCTATCCGCTGAGCTACGGGCGCGCGTCGCCGGGGTTCACGGTCCACCCGGCAAAGTCTAGCATAGCGGACGTCGGACGACCGTTCAAGCCGCGGTGCCGCGGAAAACCGCGTTCGGCAGCAAGGCGCTCACGATGAACTGGCCCGCGTCGACGATCTCCGAGATCTTGAGGTCCGCGCACAAACTCGCCAGCATGTAAGCGTCTTCGCGCGACAGCCCGCGCGTCTCCGAGAGATGCGCGATCATCGCCCGCACCGCGTCCTGTGCCGCCTTGTGCAGATCGGGTCCGACGCCGGTCGTCCCGTACCATCCGCCGTGGTTGACCCTCGGCGTGAGCGGCCCCGGGTGCGCGAACTGCGGGCCGGGAATCGAGCGCCCCTTCTGCACCGACAGCCGGAACGTCGCGTACATCGGCGCCTCGATGGCGCTGACGCAGACCTCCCCGTCGCCCTGCGCCGCGTGCGCGTCGCCGCAGCTGAACAAGGCGCCCTCGACCTGTACGGGTAGGTAGAGCGTCGTGCCGCGCGTGAGTTGACGCGTATCCATGTTGCCCCCGAACGTTCCCGGGGGCATCACCGCCTGCTCCTTCGCGCCGGCCGGGCAGACGCCCATCGTACCGAAGAACGGTTCGATCGGGATCGCGATGTCACGACGCAGGTATGCGGCGTCGCCGTCGGTGAGATCGAAGATCCTCAACGCGGGCTCCTTGAAGTCGTCGGCGAGCAAACCGAAGCCGGGGATGATGGCGGTCCATCCCCAACCTTCCGTCGTGTGCATGTCGAGGATCTCGACCGCCAGCGTGTCGCCCGGGCGGGCACCCTTCACGAACACCGGCCCGGCGAGCGGGTAGACGCGGCTCCAGTTCATGGACGAGAGCACTGCGGCGGTCGACGCCCGCGTGATCTGGTTGTCGCTCACGTCGCGCGAGTGCACGACCACGACGTCGCCGCTCTCCGCGACGATCGTGGGCTCGTGCCGGACGTCCCAGGTGAAGTGGACGCGATCTTCGGGAGCGTAATGGGTCGCCATGGGAGGCCTCCTTAGCCGGCCGCGACGCGGCCGGGACGGTGCTGTTCCCCGCGCCGCCGCCGCCTCCTCCCGACCCGCGCACGGAACGGGGACGGGCCGCTGCGCCGGCCCGTCCCCGCGTGCTTCCTGCGCTTGGTGCGCCGTTAGTGCGTAGGCGGGAGAAAATGCGCGATCGCTAACACCGCGCCCTGCGGATCGGCGCAGACCGAGAAGCGGCCGATATCGGGGATGTCCGTCGGCGGCATGTTGATCCGCCCGCCGAGCTCCCGAACCTTGGCGGCCGACGCGTCGACGTCCTTGACGCCGAAGTACGTGAGCCAGTTCGGCGGCACGTCCTTGAGCCGCTGCGGCCTTGCCATCATCCCGGCGATCATGGTGCTGCCGCCCTTGAAGATCGTGTATGAGCTGTCCGCGCTAGTATCGACCAGCTCCGAAGACCAGTCAAACACCGTACGGTAGAACCGGCCGGCCGCCTCGATATCCGGTGTCATCAGCTCGTTCCAGCACATCGCCCCATCTTCGCCCACGAGCGCCGCACCCTTATGCTTCTTCGCCTCCCACACGGCCACCCGCGCGCCGGTGGGATCCGCGATCGCAACCTGCCGGCCCACGTCCATCACGTCATCGGGGCCCATCAGGACCCGGCCACCGTTGGCCTTCGTGCGCTTCGCGATCTCGTCCGCGCTCCGCACGTTGATGAAGGGCATCCAGTGGGGCGGGATGTGTTCGCCCATGTCCTTGGTGTCAAAAGCACCGCCGACGCTCTTGTGGTCGAGTTCCAAAAACGTGTAGGTCATGTTCGGCCCGGCCGGCATGTCGTTGAACTGCCACCCGAACAACCCGCCGTAGAACCGTCTGGACGCAGCCGGGTCGTTCGTGCCCAGCTGCACCCACGAAAACTCGCCGTGCTGGTATTCGGTCCTCGTTGCCATCTCCAAACCTCCCGTCCGGCCCAGAGTTGCGTCACACAGGATGGTCGTTCAGCGAACCCGGAAATCGACAATGCCGGACAGGTCCTTCGGCCGGTGTCTGAGGCCTATCGTGACCGGACGTCCAGGGCGTCGCGCAGGGCGTCCCCGATGAAGAACACCGACACGACCGTCAGCGTCACGACGAGGCCCGGCGCGATGACCAGCACGGGGTTGGTCGTCATATAGTTCTGGGCCTGTGTCATTAGATTACCCCAAGTCGGGATGCCCGGTGGCAGCCCAAACCCCAGGAAATCGAGCGCGGCCTCGGCCAGCATCGCGCCCGCCACGGCGAACGCGGCCTGGACGAGGATCGGCCCCATCGCGTTCGGCAGGATGTGCCGGAAGATGATGCGCGGCGTCCCGGCCCCGGCCGCGCGCGCGTCCTCAACGAACTCCCGCGACCGCAGGGACAGGTACTCGGCGCGCACGATCCGGGCGAGCCCCGTCCACCCGAACAGCCCCAGGTAAGCGACCATCATGATCACGGGCGCCCTGCCCGCCGTCCAGTTCAGCAATATCAATAGAAGGAAGATGGCCGGGAAGCTGAGCACGAGATCGACGAGACGCATCACGGCGGTATCGACCCACCCGCCCATGTAGCCGGCGACGGACCCAAACGTCACGCCGATCGCGGTGCCCAGCAGCATCGCCGTGATTCCGACCAGCAGGCTGACCCGCCCGCCGAAGAGTACGCGCGCG
The bacterium DNA segment above includes these coding regions:
- a CDS encoding acetamidase/formamidase family protein, producing MATHYAPEDRVHFTWDVRHEPTIVAESGDVVVVHSRDVSDNQITRASTAAVLSSMNWSRVYPLAGPVFVKGARPGDTLAVEILDMHTTEGWGWTAIIPGFGLLADDFKEPALRIFDLTDGDAAYLRRDIAIPIEPFFGTMGVCPAGAKEQAVMPPGTFGGNMDTRQLTRGTTLYLPVQVEGALFSCGDAHAAQGDGEVCVSAIEAPMYATFRLSVQKGRSIPGPQFAHPGPLTPRVNHGGWYGTTGVGPDLHKAAQDAVRAMIAHLSETRGLSREDAYMLASLCADLKISEIVDAGQFIVSALLPNAVFRGTAA
- a CDS encoding VOC family protein codes for the protein MATRTEYQHGEFSWVQLGTNDPAASRRFYGGLFGWQFNDMPAGPNMTYTFLELDHKSVGGAFDTKDMGEHIPPHWMPFINVRSADEIAKRTKANGGRVLMGPDDVMDVGRQVAIADPTGARVAVWEAKKHKGAALVGEDGAMCWNELMTPDIEAAGRFYRTVFDWSSELVDTSADSSYTIFKGGSTMIAGMMARPQRLKDVPPNWLTYFGVKDVDASAAKVRELGGRINMPPTDIPDIGRFSVCADPQGAVLAIAHFLPPTH
- a CDS encoding ABC transporter permease, which translates into the protein MTEPRGLRALAWMRFRRHRMALAGVAVLAVIVAGVVCAPLLTRYDPTALDPDHSLSPPAHNHILGTDDLGRDEFARVLFGGRVSLLVGITAMLLGTAIGVTFGSVAGYMGGWVDTAVMRLVDLVLSFPAIFLLLILLNWTAGRAPVIMMVAYLGLFGWTGLARIVRAEYLSLRSREFVEDARAAGAGTPRIIFRHILPNAMGPILVQAAFAVAGAMLAEAALDFLGFGLPPGIPTWGNLMTQAQNYMTTNPVLVIAPGLVVTLTVVSVFFIGDALRDALDVRSR